Within Streptomyces antibioticus, the genomic segment GCCTTCTTGAACGCGGCGTTGACCTCGTCCTTGGTGACCTCGCGCTGGAGCGTGACGACGAGGTCGGTGGCCGAGCCGGTGGGGACCGGGACGCGCATCGCGATGCCGTCCAGCTTGCCCTTGAGCTGCGGGAGGACCAGGGCGGTGGCCTTCGCGGCACCGGTCGTGGTCGGGATGATGTTCTCGGCGGCGGCGCGGGCGCGACGCAGGTCCGAGTGCGGGAAGTCCAGGATGCGCTGGTCGTTGGTGTACGCGTGCACCGTCGTCATCAGGCCCTTGACGATGCCGAAGTTCTCGTCGAGGACCTTGGCCATCGGCGCCACACAGTTGGTGGTGCAGGAGGCGTTGGAGATGACGTTGTGCTCGGCGGGGTCGTACTGGTGCTGGTTGACGCCCATCACGATGGTGATGTCCTCGTCCTTGGCCGGAGCCGAGATGAGGACCTTCTTGGCGCCGCCGGCGATGTGCTTGGCGGCGTCGGCCTTCTTCGTGAAGATGCCGGTCGACTCGATGACGATGTCGACGCCCAGGTCGCCCCACGGGATGTCGGCGGGGTTGCGCTCGGACAGGACTTTGATGGTGTGGCCGTCGACGGTGATCGTGTCGGCGGTGTGCGACACCTCGGCCTTCAGGCGGCCCAGGATGGTGTCGTACTTCAGCAGGTGCGCGGTGGTGGCGGTGTCACCCAGGTCGTTGACAGCCACGATCTCGATGTCAGCACCCTGCTCCAGCAGCGCGCGGAAGTAGTTACGACCGATGCGGCCAAAGCCGTTGATGCCTACGCGGATCGTCACGAACCGATCTCCTCGTTGGTACGCCGGCCATGCGGTGCCGGCGAGCTGTATTTGGGATGTCCCCGACCACCCACGACCCTACCTCTCCGTGGGCCCCGTGGTGACATCGACTTCGCCCATACACGGCATGGCGGTCCGTACCCGCCAGTAGGGGTACGGACCGCCCTGGTCGGAGGGCCTTGACGGCCGTTTTTACTACGGTGCGTCAAGGCACTTGGGACAGCGCGTCACTGATCAAGTGATGCGAGGGCCTTACCGATGAGCGTTCTGCGGTCGGCCGCCGACGCCACGTGCTCCAGGCCGAAGCCGAGCAGCACGGTGTCGTCGGTGGTGACCGCGCCGTAGGTCTGGAAGAGCGCTCCGGTGCGCGTCCAGTCCTTCAGTACGGCGGGGCTGCCGGCGGGCGGGCCGGACGCCCTCCAGGCGCCGAGGGAGGTCTCGAAGCCCTCGGTCTCGGTGGCCGTGCCGCCGACGACCAGCGAGGCGTCGTCGGCGAGGACGCCGTGCCCGCCCGAACCGGGGTCGGTGACATAGGCGAGGGAGATCTCGACCTGCTTGCCGGCGTAGGCGCTGAGGTCGAAGCTCACCTGCTGCCAGCCGCTGGAGGCGCCGGTGAGGGCGTTCCAGGAGCCGCTGGTGCCGGTGGCGGTGCAGGTGTTGGCGCCCAGCGTCAGATAGCGCCGCAGCCACGGGTGCTCGGCGATGTAGAAGCCGGCCCCGCACTCCTCGGGTACGGCGGTGCCGGTGGCGCCGCCCGCCTCGGGCAGCGTGGTCCAGTCGTCGCCGCCGACGGTGTGGATCTCCACGATCGCGTTGTCGTAGCCGGGTTCGGTGTCCCACAGCAGCCGGGTGCGCAGCGCGGGAGCGTCGGCGGCGGTGACCCCGGTGAGGTCGACGGTGCGGGTGAGGCGCTTGTAGGCGTCGTCGGTGTGCACCGCGGCGGCCATGTACGCACCGCTGTACGGGCCGTACGGGTTGACGGTGCCCGCGAACTGTCCGGCGCCTGCGCTGGCGAACTGCGGGAACCGGGTCGCGGGCAGTTCGTCCGAGGTGACGCCGTAGGTGCCGGCCCGGTCCAGCGGGTTGCCGGGGGCCGCGCCGAGGGCGCCGCCGGATCCGGCGAGGCTTCCGGAGCCGGTGAACCCGGTGGCGCCGGGGGTCGACGTACGGGAGTAGGCGCCCAGGTAGTACTGGCTGAAGTCGTTCGACGGGGTGCCGTCGCCGAGGTCGACGTTGCCGCCGGCGAGTTCGCCCGCCTCGATCAGCTTGCCGCCCTCGTTGAGGAAGGCGCGCAGCTCCAACTGGGTCGGGTTGCCGGGGACGCTCGCGCCCGTGTAGTGGACGACGGTGCCGAAGTGGCCGAGCACACCGAGCGCGTCGGGGGCGCCCTGGGTGGCGACGTCCCAGACGATCGCCCTGCGGCCGTTGGCCTTCAGCGCGTCGACGTAGGTCTGCGCCTGCGTCGCGGCCGCGCCCTCCTCGGCGACCACCAGGGTGTCGGCCCGGGGCCGTTCGGCGACGGTGTAGGTGAAGTGCTCGCTCGTGACCTTCTTGCCGTCCTTGGTCTCGCCGCTGAACCAGACCTCGACCTTGTCGCCCGGTTCGCCGTCCTGCACCTTGGCGCGGTACTCGTCGAAGTAGAGGTTGTCCTCGCCGCCGTAGGTCTCGCCGCCCTTCCAGGGCCGGAGGGCCTGGTCGAGGGTGCGGCCGCCGTTGACGCGGTACTTCAGCTCCTTGTCGCGGACCGCCTTGCGGACGACGACGGAGACTTCCTGGTCCGCGCCGCGCGAGTACGACGTGGTGAAGGGCGCCGGGGTGAAGTCGGCGGCGGTCAGACCGACCGAGGACTTGGGCCGGTCGGGCCGGGCCGCGGACTCGGCGACGGAGAGCGCGAAGGGGACGTTCTTGGCGAACTCGTCCTGGATCAGCTTCTCGTCGTCGGGGAAGTTGAAGACCGACTGGCAGTCGGCGGCCTTCCACTCGTCGTCCGGGTCGGCGTTGGACGCGGTCTGGCAGGTCGACATCTCCGGGGTGAACATCGCGGTGCCGTTGACGTTCGCCGCGTGGCCGTCCGCCTCGCCGTTGGTGGTGTACAGCTCCGAGGAGACCTGCGGGTGGTAGCCCGGGATCGCGGAGTTGCCGGGGGTGCCGGCGAGCGCCTTGTAGAGGACGTCGTCCGGGGTGTCGGTGGCGACCTGCCAGCCGACGCCGTAGAGCAGGAGTTCGGCGGCGGAGTGGTAGTTGATGCCGTACGTGAAGCCGATCCGCTTCTCCAGGGCGTCGAGCGCCTTGGTCTCGGGCTCGGAGCCGGGGCTCGCGCCGCGGTAGGTCTGGCTGGTGGGGTTGGGGGACGAACCCTCGTCGTCGTAGCCCCACTTGTAGGCGAAGTTGCGGTTGAGGTCGACGCCGTCGCCGGTGGAGATCACACCGTCGCCGTTGACGTCCCGCAGGTTCTTGCGCCACAGGCGGTTGGCGGTGTTCTCGAAGGTGTGGTCGTAGCCGTCGGGGTTGGCCGACAGGACGAACCACAGCTCGGTGGAGTCGACGATGTTCTTGATCCGCCGGTCCGTCTTGTAGGCGTCCAGGTAGTGGTGGAGGAGCCGCCGGGTCATCTCCGGGGTGATCCACTCACGGGCGTGCTGGTTGGACGCGTAGAGCACGGAGGGCTTGGAGCCGTCCTTGGAGGTCTTCGCGTTCTTGGTCAGTTTGACCGCGAGGATGTCCTGGCCCTTGATCGTCTTGCCGATGGAGACGACCTTGGTGAGACCGGGGTTCTCCTGGCCGGTGCGGAGGATCTCCTCCTTGAGGCCGCCGCTGCCGCTGTACGGGCGGAACACCCCGTCGGCGGCGGCCGCCACCCGCTTCTCGGCCCCGGCGGTGAGGGAGTGCTCGGTGAGCTCGACCCCCTTCTCCTCCAGCTTCCGCGCCTGCTGGTCGGTGAGGTAGACCTCGACGGTGGCCGTGCCCTTCTCGGGCGCCTGCTCGCTGAGTTCGTGTCCGTCCTGGCCGGCCTCCAGCAGCAGGGGTACCTGCTTCTTGGTGACCTCGGCACGGAAGACCTTGACCTCGTCGGTGTCGGAGGCCGGGTCCGGCGTGCCGTTCTGTGCCTGGGCGATGGGTGCGAGGCTCGCTCCGGTGATCAGGAGCGCGCCGACAGCGAGGATCGATCTCGCTCTGTGTCTCATGAACCCCCCTAGCAGTGGTCCGCCACACCGGCGAACAGATGTCAGGCTCGTGTCAGTTCATGATCGAGTCAAGGGTGCCTCACGGGCCGTCACACACCGCCGCGGTAGCCCAATCGGACTACCGCGGCGGGTAAATGACGTTGCGTCAGTGATTCTTTCGGCCGATCCGGCGGCCGTTGTACCGGCGTTTCCGTCGGCCGTTCCGTCAGCCCACGAGGTTGTCGGCCAGCTCCTCGGAGAGGTTGGCCTCCGTGCCCGGGATGCCGAGGTCGGAGGCGCGCTTGTCGGCCATCGCGAGCAGCCGGCGGATCCGGCCGGCGACGGCGTCCTTGGTGAGCGGCGGGTCGGCGAGCGCGCCCAGCTCCTCCAGGGACGCCTGCTTGTGCTCCATGCGCAGCCGGCCGGCGGCCGCGAGGTGCTCGGGGACCTCGTCGGCGAGGATCTCCAGAGCGCGCTGGACGCGGGCCCCGGCGGCGACTGCGGCGCGGGCGGAGCGGCGCAGGTTGGCGTCGTCGAAGTTGGCGAGGCGGTTCGCCGTGGCGCGCACCTCGCGGCGCATCCGGCGCTCCTCCCAGGCCAGCACCGACTCATGGGCGCCGAGGCGGGTGAGCAGCGCGCCGATCGCGTCGCCGTCGCGGACGACGACCCGGTCGACGCCGCGGACCTCGCGGGCCTTCGCGGCGATCGACAGCCGGCGGGCGGCGCCGACCAGCGCGAGCGCGGCCTCGGGGCCCGGGCAGGTCACCTCCAGGGAGGAGGAGCGGCCGGGCTCGGTGAGCGAGCCGTGCGCCAGGAAGGCACCGCGCCAGGCGGCCTCGGCGTCGCAGGTCGCTCCGGAGACCACCTGCGGCGGCAGACCGCGGATCGGGCGGCCGCGGCCGTCGACCAGTCCGGTCTGCCGGGCGAGCTGGTCACCGCCGGCGACCACCCGGACCACATAGCGGGAGCCGCGGCGCAGACCGCCGGGCGCCATCACGATCAGTTCCGAGCTGTGGCCGAAGATCTCCAGGATGTCCCGCTTGAGGCGCCGGGCCGCCATCGCCGTGTCCAGCTCCGCCTCGATCACGATGCGGCCGCTCACCAGGTGGAGGCCGCCGGCGAACCGCAGGATGGCCGAGACCTCCGCCTTTCTGCAGCAGGTCCGGGTGACGGGTAGCCGGGAGATCTCGTCCTTCACCGCTGCCGTCATCGCCATGGGCCGATCCTTCCATGCATCCGAAAAATACGGTCGTACGCGGCGGCGAGGAGCTCCGGGTCGTGCCGGGGCGTTCCGTCGGTCCGGGCCACCGTCGCCAGCTCGACCGCGGCTCCGAACCGCTGGGCGGCGTCGGTGAGGGAGTCCCGGTCGGGCACGGCGGCCTCGTCGGCCAGCACCACGTCCAGGGCGAGTTTAGGGGCGTGTCGTCCCAAAACCTCCAAATGACGCTGCGGGGAGAAGCCGTCGGTTTCTCCCGGCTGCGGCGCGAGGTTCAGCGAGAGTACCCGGCGCGCCTTGGTCTCCATCAGGGCGTCCAGGAGTTCGGGCACCAGCAGATGCGGGATGACCGAGGAGAACCAGGAGCCGGGGCCCAGCACCACCCAGTCCGCGTCGAGGACGGCCGCCACCGCCTCGGGCACGGCCGGCGGGTCGTGCGGCACCAGGTGCACGGACTGCACCTCACCGGGGGTGAGGGCCACGGTGGCCTGGCCGCGGACGGTGTCCACGTCCTCCGGCCGCCGTGGATCGTGCCCCTTGACCAGCGCCTGCAGCTCCAGCGGCACGGCGGACATGGGCAGCACCCGGCCGTGCGCGCCCAGCAGGTTGCCGACCAGGTCCAGGGCCTGGACATGGTCGCCGAGCTGCTCCCAGAGGGCGACGATCAGCAGATTGCCGACCGCGTGGCCGTTGATCTCGCCCTGGGACTGGAAGCGGTGCTGGATGACCCGGGCCCAGGTCTGGCCCCAGTCGTCGTCACCGCACAGCGCCGCCAGGGCCTTGCGCAGATCGCCGGGGGGCAGCACCCCCAGCTCGTCCCTGAGGCGTCCGCTGGAGCCACCGTCGTCGGCGACGGTGACGACACCGGTGAGGTCACCGGTGATGCGCCGCAGCGCGGTCAGTGAGGCGGACAGCCCCATGCCACCGCCGAGGGCGACGACCTTCGGCTGGGTGCCGCGGCGGCGCGCCCGGGCGCCCCTTGCCTCGGCCTGTCGGCCGACGCGCCGGTCCGGCGGCACTCTGCGCAGCCGGCCCAGCCGCGGAGTACGT encodes:
- the gap gene encoding type I glyceraldehyde-3-phosphate dehydrogenase, which translates into the protein MTIRVGINGFGRIGRNYFRALLEQGADIEIVAVNDLGDTATTAHLLKYDTILGRLKAEVSHTADTITVDGHTIKVLSERNPADIPWGDLGVDIVIESTGIFTKKADAAKHIAGGAKKVLISAPAKDEDITIVMGVNQHQYDPAEHNVISNASCTTNCVAPMAKVLDENFGIVKGLMTTVHAYTNDQRILDFPHSDLRRARAAAENIIPTTTGAAKATALVLPQLKGKLDGIAMRVPVPTGSATDLVVTLQREVTKDEVNAAFKKASEDGDLKGFLAYTEDAIVSSDIVGDPASCTFDSSLTMVQEGNTVKILGWYDNEWGYSNRLVDLTVFVGDQL
- a CDS encoding M14 family metallopeptidase, with translation MRHRARSILAVGALLITGASLAPIAQAQNGTPDPASDTDEVKVFRAEVTKKQVPLLLEAGQDGHELSEQAPEKGTATVEVYLTDQQARKLEEKGVELTEHSLTAGAEKRVAAAADGVFRPYSGSGGLKEEILRTGQENPGLTKVVSIGKTIKGQDILAVKLTKNAKTSKDGSKPSVLYASNQHAREWITPEMTRRLLHHYLDAYKTDRRIKNIVDSTELWFVLSANPDGYDHTFENTANRLWRKNLRDVNGDGVISTGDGVDLNRNFAYKWGYDDEGSSPNPTSQTYRGASPGSEPETKALDALEKRIGFTYGINYHSAAELLLYGVGWQVATDTPDDVLYKALAGTPGNSAIPGYHPQVSSELYTTNGEADGHAANVNGTAMFTPEMSTCQTASNADPDDEWKAADCQSVFNFPDDEKLIQDEFAKNVPFALSVAESAARPDRPKSSVGLTAADFTPAPFTTSYSRGADQEVSVVVRKAVRDKELKYRVNGGRTLDQALRPWKGGETYGGEDNLYFDEYRAKVQDGEPGDKVEVWFSGETKDGKKVTSEHFTYTVAERPRADTLVVAEEGAAATQAQTYVDALKANGRRAIVWDVATQGAPDALGVLGHFGTVVHYTGASVPGNPTQLELRAFLNEGGKLIEAGELAGGNVDLGDGTPSNDFSQYYLGAYSRTSTPGATGFTGSGSLAGSGGALGAAPGNPLDRAGTYGVTSDELPATRFPQFASAGAGQFAGTVNPYGPYSGAYMAAAVHTDDAYKRLTRTVDLTGVTAADAPALRTRLLWDTEPGYDNAIVEIHTVGGDDWTTLPEAGGATGTAVPEECGAGFYIAEHPWLRRYLTLGANTCTATGTSGSWNALTGASSGWQQVSFDLSAYAGKQVEISLAYVTDPGSGGHGVLADDASLVVGGTATETEGFETSLGAWRASGPPAGSPAVLKDWTRTGALFQTYGAVTTDDTVLLGFGLEHVASAADRRTLIGKALASLDQ
- the whiA gene encoding DNA-binding protein WhiA, which gives rise to MAMTAAVKDEISRLPVTRTCCRKAEVSAILRFAGGLHLVSGRIVIEAELDTAMAARRLKRDILEIFGHSSELIVMAPGGLRRGSRYVVRVVAGGDQLARQTGLVDGRGRPIRGLPPQVVSGATCDAEAAWRGAFLAHGSLTEPGRSSSLEVTCPGPEAALALVGAARRLSIAAKAREVRGVDRVVVRDGDAIGALLTRLGAHESVLAWEERRMRREVRATANRLANFDDANLRRSARAAVAAGARVQRALEILADEVPEHLAAAGRLRMEHKQASLEELGALADPPLTKDAVAGRIRRLLAMADKRASDLGIPGTEANLSEELADNLVG
- a CDS encoding gluconeogenesis factor YvcK family protein; the encoded protein is MTGRTPRLGRLRRVPPDRRVGRQAEARGARARRRGTQPKVVALGGGMGLSASLTALRRITGDLTGVVTVADDGGSSGRLRDELGVLPPGDLRKALAALCGDDDWGQTWARVIQHRFQSQGEINGHAVGNLLIVALWEQLGDHVQALDLVGNLLGAHGRVLPMSAVPLELQALVKGHDPRRPEDVDTVRGQATVALTPGEVQSVHLVPHDPPAVPEAVAAVLDADWVVLGPGSWFSSVIPHLLVPELLDALMETKARRVLSLNLAPQPGETDGFSPQRHLEVLGRHAPKLALDVVLADEAAVPDRDSLTDAAQRFGAAVELATVARTDGTPRHDPELLAAAYDRIFRMHGRIGPWR